AAACCGCCCTTAATTTGCTTCAATCTTCAAGAATCACCACCGTTAAGATATCATCTTAAGGCTACACTCCCCACCTTCTCGCCGTAACATAACTCCTTCATGGTGTTTTGCCCCAACTTGCTCAATGTAATGCCATCACGGAACGGGACCATGCGAGACATCTGCGTTTTTTCTACCACAAAATCCCAGTTTCCTTCGTCTCGGCAGATCCATTCACCTGCCATGACCATACAATGCTCGTCCATCTCTTGACCACAAGTAATTAACCATACAATGCGTGTCCATCTCTTGACCACAAGAAACTTGCGAGACATCTGCGTTTTGTCTACGACAAAATCTCAGTTTCCTTCGTCTCGACAGACCCATTCACCTGCCATAACCATATAATGCTCGTCCATCTCTTGACCACAAGTAATTAACCATACAATGCTTGTCCATCTCTTGACCACAAGAAACTAACGACTCATTACTCCCTCACTTTAACATTAACTAGAAAGAAAATCCTTATCTGTGAGAAATGACATTTTAGAGAGAGAAAAAACAAAAACAAGTCCAATAGTATACCTCAAGTATAAAGTGCTTAAAATGTAGAGGACCCAACACAAAATACCCTTTCATGTAACTCTCTCAGTTAAAAATGGTGGATGTCACACCCAAAATACAAAGAAACGCCTTTTACCAATAAAAGAAGGGATTCCTACACTTTGTGAGTCTTGCACATATTTTTAGGATGATAATAATATATGAATTAGATAAATAACAAATATGAATATGAAAAACTATCATGATTTATTTACAATTATTTTCTTTGAACTACTATAATTCTAATTCTTGTACATAGTGATTTATCATAAAAACTTTTTTTTATGTAATGTATTTCTAAATTATATTTTCCAAAATTAAATATATTTATGATTCTTAATTTATATTTGTAACAATATAAAATTGTTAATATATTATACTATTTATTTTTAACATTTAGTTATTTTAAATAACTATAATTAATAATTAGTGTATATAAAATATTAATATATTTTTTAAATAATAAATATTTAAAAATTTAATATAATTATAATATATAAATTAGTTATTATAATTAGTTATAGTTGCTTTTTAATTTTTAAAATAAATATTTTTAAAAGTTGACAAAAAATAACTATTTTAATTATAAAATAAATAATAATATATATTTTTTATATTTTTATTTAACATATATAGAATATTTTAGACCACTTTTTATTTATTTTCACCATTCACACATATGTTTTAAACCGCTAGATACGTTTGATCCGCACCTGTACCACTAGATTCGTTAGATCCACTTTAGTTCCTCTTCATCGACTAGATCCGCAATGTTTGAACCGCTTTTCCCATTCGGGAGCCTTAGTTAATTAATATACGCAAAAAAAAGAGTATAGGGGTAAATGTGTAATTTTGTAAACTCGTGGAACGCTTCAATGAGGCCACATAGAGTAGGAGCTACCGGAATTAACTAGCGGGGAATATGGAAGCCGGAGCTGAATCTGATGTGGATCGGCCGGTTGATAGCGATTCTCCGGCAGCGGAGGAATCTGGAACGAATCAAAACAGCGGCGGAAGATCGGAGCCGTCGCCGTCGAAGCAAGGGGAGATATTAAGAACACTTGCGACGGTGGAGAAGGATTCGCAGGCAATCGCGGAGAGCTTCTCGTCTCTCTTTGTGTCCCTCAGATCGACTCTCTCAGAGGTTAGAATAAAGATGAAACCTTTGTTAAGTTTGATGGCACTTTGATCTGTTTCTTGTCATAAAAAAAAAACTGATTCTTTATTTTATTCGGTTGTAAGTTTTGTTCTTATGAGACTTTGTTTGGTGGTGGGATAGGCTACGAGTAGCTCGGTTGATCACATGGGTTGCTTCGGAGATGCAGCAGGACGGCTTCAGGAGACTGGTGAGATTAAGACACTATCTTGTTTTTTTTTCTTTTAGTTTACTGGTGTTGTGTAATCTTGTTAGGGACTTGGAGATATGGATTCAGTTTGATGTTTTTTTTGTTTTTATGAATTTTGCAGCTTTAGATGCTTCCACCAAAGGGAACCGTTACATCAACTCTTGCCTTAGGTACTTTCGTAATGATCTTGATTTTCTTACTATTTATCTGAACTTAGAGAACAAAGAGTATGTGCGTGTGTATATGTTGCTTTATACAGTTCCTGACGTATAAATTTCAAATGTGTTCATGATTGTGATTTGTCAACGGCTTCTTCTGTGGTATGGTTTTTGTATGCAAGATTGAACGAGGAAATTAAAGGCGTTGAGAATCTGGCGGCTAGGTTGTATCCTTTATATGGTTATTTGCGTGTCAACCTTGTGTTTGAATGTTGAACACCACAGAAACGCAGACATTCCATGTTTTGCTTTTCTTACTTGTGGTTTTAGTCGGAGATTGTTTCTAGAATCCTTAATAAATCAATATGCAGAAAGCACCTGAGGAGAAATGTGGATGTTCTTGACACGGCTGTGAACAAGCTTCTCCGTCCTCCATGACAAGTCATCAGCTTTCACGGAGTTTGGATCACTTGTTTCTGGTACAGATTTTGATTATAACTCATGTTGTTCTTTTTGTAACAGAAGGTTATATGTTTTAAAAAGTTTTTGTTTGTTTGTCTCGTATGTTGACAAGTGGTGATAAACTAGAATGCAGTTGGTTTCCGTTGATCTGACTTTATTTGTTCACTATATGAATGGAATCTAACTTGACTACTGTTCCCATTTTGAATAAACATGTTTTCTATTTGTAACGGAAGGTTATGCATTAAAACGTTTTCTCGTATGTTTGTTTCGTATATTGACAAGTGGTGATAAACTAGAATGCAGTTGATTTCCGTTGAATTAACTTTACTGGTTCACTATATGAATGGAATCTAACTTTGACTACTACTCCCACTTTGCAGAAACATTTTAAAAAACCTCAGAAACACGACTTTAGAATGGTAATAGAAAGACTTTGAAAAATATTTCTGCACAACAAGATTATAAAAATCCATAAGTAGCTTTGGGCTCCACTATCTAATACTTTGATTTGCATGACACTCACAAGTCTGTAAACTCTTCTCACTTACAAAAGCAGGAACCGTTTAAATTATCTCTAAACCAAAAGACCCTTTTTCTCTTTAAGGATCATCTGGTTGAGGCAGGTTTAGTCCAGCAAAGTCTTTGACACTGCAACCAAATCCTCTCAAACTTCCCTACTTCATTACCTTGTTTGAATTTCAGATACTCCGAACACTTAAACGACTCGTAGCTCCAGCAATTTCCCTCACAACTATCACTTGTGACACAAGTATCACTTTGTCATCCTCGAAACAAAGAAAAATCGGCAGAGAGACTCTGGATACCAGCTTTCTTAATACAACTCTATGTTCAGACGTCCATTAATCCATGCCTACACAAGATCTCCAGTGTTAACAACAAGAAAATCCTCACTCGATTTTTATCAATCCAATTTCCTTCCTTAGACCTCATCCACCAACTAAATTTTGATAAAGTATTGTGAATCTTGATAAACTAACCAGTTTTTAGGTATTAGAAAATAGAAATGATAATAGTTTATAATAATTTAATGTGACAGTTTTCACTTTGGCTACAGTTTCATTATTTTCAGCCTGAGAAGTCAGAAGTCAGAAACAATTAAGTTATTGCTTAAATATCATATATTCTCAATGTATGTAAAAAGGTTCAAGAAACTTTTAGTAATCCATAAAAGCATATATATCTTGTAACACCTCAAAGCATAGATCATGTCTCAATGCATCCAGCAGGACCTCCATAATAAAGAGTTCTTAACCAAGGTTCTTTATCCCCATTACCATACAAGGTTCTGTAACACTTTGAACTGGTCTCACGTGCCTTCAGACGGTTGATTTCAGGATCTATAACCTTTTTAAAACCAGTGATGACTTTGATACTGTTCACATAGGCTGCCTTGCTTAAGCCCTCCCTAGGCCAATTCCCACTTCCCATAACTGGAGCCTTCTCTGTCACCGGACTGTACACTTGACCTCCCCAAGCTGCATAATTTGCTCTTTTATCAAAGCCTGAGTCCAGGAATAATGACGCAGGCCAGTATCCAACGTTCTCATCGTTATATGCAAACCACCAATCTCCATTGGCAAGATCCTGTTCTTGATTTGGTGAGAAGTGATCAAAGATGATTAAAGATTAGAGAATCTTGAGTTTACCTGATACAAGCTCAACCTTATTTCATATTGTGTCCCATTATAAACGGAAACTGGTTGAAGAAGGGCACCAGTGGTATGGTCTTGCTGACTTGCACAAACCCAGGACATGTTATGTCATAGCAGCCGGACTTGTCATTATCTTTCTGTTAATGATATATGACACACATAGCATTTAAGACCTTAAGAAGTTGAGAAACATTAGCACAAGCTCTTTACTGGTAATACAAAACTTACACCCCAGTATGCGTATAAGTGAACATGATATTGAGAGATTTGGTACAGCGATGGATCCACCTGTTGTATATACATATTCAAAACATTTTTGTCAACTTCATATTCATGTCACTTACTTAATAACAAAGGAACCAGAAAGGGACTTACCATCCACCCAACAGAAATGCTGGAGAATCGTTCTTTAGGCCCTCCGGCAACTGCCATGAATGCGCCACTCATTTGATCTTGCGAGACTTGTGGACCCCACAGGTTAAGATTTCCTTTTACTCCATAAAAATTGCTAGGTCCGAAGTTAACCGTTGCAACCTAATAATCATAGAGAACAAAGATCAAACTAAGAAAACGAAAGTAGAGAACATTGGTTGCTACTCTGTCACACTAATTGTTTCTTACATAATATGGTCCAGTTACGTCAGTGTTATTTCTCTCTGTAAGAAAGTTTAATGGACCATTGAATCCTATGGATTTTAAACGCTTTGCAAGCATAAGATCTTGCATTGTAGTCCTTTTTACAATTACTGTTCCATCTGGGCAGTTTATTTCCTCTTGCAAATATTGTAAGGGATCAGCTTCCCATAAAATGTTGTTGCTTGTGATCCATTCAGGTGCATTCGTTGGCTTCAGCTGCATAAACGCCAATGCGTTCATAAAAATCATTATCTTACAAAAGACAGAAGAGGAAAAGAAAAAACTATGTAGAAAGCAAAAAACCTGAACAGAGTGGTTTTTGAGCAGATGATGATCAAAGGCTAGTTGTTTGTGAATGTTGATACAATCGAATATGTCACCTTGTTCTGTCTGTTCAAAATCATTATGATTAGATGTTATTTACAATGTAAATACCCAAGACCAGTGAATAATACTATTGGGTCATTAGGCCAACCTTGAAACTCTTGATTGCAGGTTTGTTGATAGCTTTGAGTTGTTGTCTCTCAAATTCTTTTTTCTCTTCTTCCGATGGTATTGCTCGACGACGTTCCTGAGCGGCTTCAGTGACTAAAATAAGAGTGGCTGTTAACAGAAGCAGTAACACAAAGTTGTGGAAGGAAGCCATTGATTCCCCAAAAGTTGATCTTATATCTTTATTTTGAAAACATATACAGTACTTCTAATTCTCAAAAAAAAAACAAATATTCCATTAAATAGTTTTTAGTGTCACTTATAAATTTATAATTAAGGAATTTGAACTAAATATAAACACAAAATTAATAATACAATTAAATTGTAAATACAAAAATATGGAGTAATTAAAAAAAGCAAAAAATCTAGTATAATCAGTAAAAGTAGTAAATACAAGATTGTGGAGTATTTTTTGGTAAAAAGATAGGGAAATTATTTTTGTGTTGCTATGGTGAAAATTAGACCTGCCCTGTGGCATAGTGGCAGGGAAAACATTTTGCATTAAAAAGCTTTTATTTCTACCAAATTTCGCTATTTACTACAATATCATCTTCTCGTACTTTCATGTTATCATTTGTAATGCATAGAAACATAACAAAGATTCATGCATTTTTTACGCAACAGAAGTCTTTTCTGTTTATCTAAAACTGAGAAGTTGTCTGTAAATTCAGTAATATGGTTATAGATTTTTTTTTCATTCAATGGCGGTTTGGCTTCACAATAGAATCCACATTTCTGGTTAACTAATCATTTGTCGGTATAAGAATATAGAAATTATGATAGCTTATAATAAGTTAATAACTGATTGTGACATTTTAAACGTTGGCTATAGTTTCATTATTTTCAACCTTAGAAGTCAGAAACAATTAAGTTTCTGCTGAAAGTTGTGTATATCATATATTCTCAATGTATGTAAAAAGGGTAAAGAAATTCATGAAACCTTAAAGTTATTCATAAAAGCATATATATATATATATATATATCTTGTAAAACTTTAGAAAATAGATCATGTTCCTATATATGCATCCAGCAGGACCTCCATAATAAAGAGTTCTAACCAAGGTTCTTTATCCCCATCACCATACAAGGCTCTGTAACACTTTGAACTGGTCTCTCGTGCCTTCAGACGCTTGATTTCTGGATCCAAAACTTTTCCCAAACCTTTGATGACTTTGATACTGTTCACATAGGCTGCCTTGTTTGATCCCTCCTTAGGCCAATGCCCACTTCCCATAACTGGAGTCTTCTCTGTCACCGGACTGTACACTTGACCTCCCCAAGCTGCGTAATTTGCTCCTTTTTCAAAGCCCGAGCCCATGAACAATGACGCAGGCCAATACCCAACGTCCTCATCCTTATATGCAAACCACCAATCTCCATCGCCAAGATCCTGTTCTTGATTTAGAAAATATGAATATACAAATGGTTTAATGAGAAGTGATTAAAGATTGAGTAGAGATTACAGAATCTGGACCTAACCTGATTTGAAGAAGGGCACCAAGTGGTATGTTCATGCTGATTTGCACAAACCCAGGGCATGTTATGTCGCAGCATCCGGAATTTTCATTATCTTTCTGTTAATGGTATATATACACACGTAACATTTAAGACCTTAAAAAGTAGAGAAACATTAGCACAAGCTCTTTACTGATAACTCAAAACTTACACCCCAGTGTGTGTATAAGTGAACATGATTTTGAGAGACTTGGTACAGAGAGGGATTCACCTGTTGTATATATACATTTTTCAAAATTGTGAACTTCATATTCATGTCATTTACTAAAGAACAAATTAAGAACCACAAAGCGACTTACCATCCACCCAACATAAATGCTGGATAGTCGTTCTTTAGCAACCCCTTCCCACAGGTTAAGATTTCCTTTTACTCCATAAAAGTTGCTAGGTGCAAAGTTAACCGCTGCAGCCTAACATAATGTGGTCGAGTTTCATCAGTATTATTTCTCTCTGTAAGAAAGCTTGGACCACTGAATCCGATGGCTTTTAAACGTTGTGCATGCATAAGATCTTGCAATGTAGTCCTTTTTACAATTACTGTTCCATCTGGGCAATTTTGTTGGAATGAAAAACTTTATAAAGACAGAGAAAGTGTTTAAGTGTTTGAAGAGAAAAAAGCTTTGTGAAGAAGAAAGATTTTATAACTTCGAAGAGGACTTTTATTACTTGAAAGTTTCTTAAAAACTTGGATTATTTCTTGATGATACAAAATAAAAGGGGAGTGGAGGTATTTATAGCCTCCAAAATACAAAATATCTTACATATTTTAATCCTAAATCTAGAGAATTCTATCATAATATCTAATATTTTTTATTATAATTATCTAGATAATTCTATGAGAATATCTAGATTTTTATTCTAAGGAGGTGGAGGATAATTCTAGATATTGGTATTGGACTAAGTTTGGACTAANNNNNNNNNNNNNNNNNNNNNNNNNNNNNNNNNNNNNNNNNNNNNNNNNNNNNNNNNNNNNNNNNNNNNNNNNNNNNNNNNNNNNNNNNNNNNNNNNNNNNNNNNNNNNNNNNNNNNNNNNNNNNNNNNNNNNNNNNNNNNNNNNNNNNNNNNNNNNNNNNNNNNNNNNNNNNNNNNNNNNNNNNNNNNNNNNATGTAGTATGGAAGACTGGATTCTTCGCCAATGCTATTGCCGACTTGTTATCCACAAAGATCTTTGTTGGCTCCTCTTGTGGTAGGCTCAACTCCTTTAGCAAGTTTCGTAACCAAATAGCATGGCAAACACATGAAGTAGCTGCCACATACTCCGCTTCACAAGTATAAAGAGTGACAATTGGTTGCTTCTTTGACATCCATGTGAAAGCGGTTTCTCCAATGAAAAACACAAAGCCACTTGTGCTTTTCCGATCATCTACATCTCCACCCCAATCGCTATCGCTATATCCAACAAGCTTGCAATCGTCAGAAATAGAGTAATACAAGACAAAGTTTATTGTACCTTTGATATAGCGTAGGATCCTCTTGGCTGCCTTGAAATGAGTTGTTGTTGGATGCTCCATGTATCGAGTCACAACTCCAACTGCGTGTAGGATGTCGGGCCTTGTGCACGTTAGATATCGTAAGCTTCCAACCAAACTCTTAAAGAGTGTTGGATCCACACTCTCTCCTTCTTCTTCCTTTGATAACTTGACACCACATTCCATTAGCGTGCAAACTGGATTTGAGTCATCCATCTTGAACTTCTTAAGCACCTCTTTAGCATAGCCTTCTTGAGTAATAAAGATTCCATTTTCTTCTTGCTTTACTTCAATGCCAAGGTAGTATGACATCAATCCAATGTCGGTCATCTCGAACTCCTTTGTCATCTCCATCTTGAAATCTTCAAACATAATCAGATTGTTGCCAGTGAATATTAAGTCATCAACATATAAGCATGCAATCAATATATCATTGTTTTGAGTTTTGATATAAAGTGCATGCTCATATGGACACTTGATGAAGCCTTTCTCCTTGAAGTACTTATCAATCCGAGTGTTCCATGCTCTTGGTGCTTGCTTTAATCCATAAAGCGTCTTCTTCAGCCTCAAGACTTTATCTTCTTCTCCTTTAACTATGTAGCCTTGTGGTTGCTCAATGTAGACTTCTTTCTCAAGGTCTCCATTTAAGAAGGCTGATTCGACATCCATTTGATGTATCCTCCAACTC
This sequence is a window from Brassica oleracea var. oleracea cultivar TO1000 chromosome C1, BOL, whole genome shotgun sequence. Protein-coding genes within it:
- the LOC106306738 gene encoding uncharacterized protein LOC106306738; the protein is MEAGAESDVDRPVDSDSPAAEESGTNQNSGGRSEPSPSKQGEILRTLATVEKDSQAIAESFSSLFVSLRSTLSEATSSSVDHMGCFGDAAGRLQETALDASTKGNRYINSCLRLNEEIKGVENLAARLKHLRRNVDVLDTAVNKLLRPP